Proteins co-encoded in one Streptomyces roseochromogenus subsp. oscitans DS 12.976 genomic window:
- a CDS encoding Mu transposase C-terminal domain-containing protein: MRRLLALRQDQKLTTRHVRLMAQSLEVTERTVWRWLAAAERDESAAAEPGARAQSKDRFSVTPEVRRLLALWKGNVAAVHRELIARAAMGEGEPPPSIPTLHRAIQRDLTPGERAGLAGGERAARKHDVFLARPRGWRNQVWETDHMQAPVLVDVDGKARRPWITWFTDCATNAITGVAVTPGDPSRESVLAALRSAVLREDPYGPFGGLPEKVRVDRGKDFLSRTVTAAFDLLDVTVEDLPAYTPHLKGTVEGLNRAVESMFLAALPGYARQPRPGKRASRPKDEVLLSFEDFTARLLAWTVWWNTEHRPAPLRGRTPLEAWQDDPTPLRDVSAADLWTFTLEDAGTRTLTTRGIRFRRRDYVGPWMTGQAGIQVRIRFMPHHDHRIEVYHAATGRYLGPADLADQATDEQVSAVRRARAARARRLKKDLEASQRERYAAVNQPEALQRLGALTTAQAEAELAQTADADLARLAMPDLIPHAAPPADWRTPASLAALTAPGTPVRYPSGRDGACAPDGPGGRAALPTTDEDGDAS; the protein is encoded by the coding sequence GTGCGCAGGCTGCTCGCCCTGCGGCAGGACCAGAAACTGACGACCCGGCATGTACGGCTGATGGCCCAGTCGTTGGAAGTGACCGAGCGCACGGTGTGGCGGTGGCTTGCCGCTGCCGAGCGTGACGAGTCCGCGGCCGCGGAGCCCGGGGCGCGGGCCCAGAGCAAAGACCGCTTCTCCGTCACCCCGGAAGTGCGTCGCCTGCTGGCCTTGTGGAAGGGCAACGTCGCGGCAGTCCATCGTGAGCTGATCGCTCGCGCGGCCATGGGCGAGGGGGAGCCGCCTCCGTCGATTCCGACGTTGCACCGGGCGATCCAGCGGGATCTGACGCCGGGGGAGCGGGCGGGGCTCGCGGGCGGGGAGCGGGCGGCGCGCAAGCATGATGTGTTCCTGGCCCGGCCGCGGGGCTGGCGCAATCAGGTGTGGGAGACAGACCACATGCAGGCGCCGGTGCTGGTCGATGTCGATGGCAAGGCTCGCAGGCCGTGGATCACCTGGTTCACCGACTGCGCGACGAACGCGATCACTGGTGTCGCGGTCACGCCGGGAGATCCGTCGCGGGAATCGGTGCTGGCCGCGCTGCGCTCCGCGGTCCTGCGCGAGGACCCCTACGGCCCGTTCGGCGGCCTGCCCGAGAAGGTGCGGGTGGACCGTGGCAAGGACTTCCTGTCCAGGACGGTGACCGCCGCGTTCGATCTCCTGGACGTGACGGTGGAGGATCTGCCCGCCTACACCCCCCACCTCAAGGGCACCGTGGAGGGCCTGAACCGGGCGGTGGAGAGCATGTTCCTGGCCGCGCTGCCCGGCTATGCCCGCCAGCCGCGCCCTGGCAAACGGGCTTCTCGCCCGAAAGACGAAGTGCTGCTCAGCTTTGAGGACTTCACCGCCCGGCTGCTGGCCTGGACCGTCTGGTGGAACACCGAGCACCGTCCCGCGCCGTTGCGGGGCAGGACTCCGCTTGAGGCGTGGCAGGACGATCCCACTCCGTTGCGGGACGTGTCGGCCGCGGATCTGTGGACGTTCACCCTGGAGGACGCCGGGACCCGCACGCTGACCACCCGCGGCATCCGCTTCAGGAGGCGCGACTACGTGGGGCCGTGGATGACCGGGCAGGCCGGGATCCAGGTCCGCATCCGTTTCATGCCTCATCACGATCACCGGATCGAGGTTTACCACGCGGCCACCGGCCGCTACCTGGGTCCTGCGGACCTGGCCGATCAGGCCACCGACGAACAGGTCAGCGCCGTACGAAGGGCGCGGGCCGCTCGCGCACGCCGTCTGAAGAAGGACCTGGAGGCCTCGCAGCGCGAGCGCTACGCCGCCGTGAACCAGCCCGAGGCACTTCAGCGGCTCGGCGCGCTGACCACCGCGCAGGCCGAGGCCGAACTTGCCCAGACTGCCGACGCCGACCTCGCGCGGCTCGCGATGCCAGATCTCATCCCGCACGCTGCGCCCCCGGCCGACTGGCGCACCCCTGCTTCCCTGGCCGCGCTGACCGCGCCAGGCACGCCCGTCCGGTACCCGTCCGGCCGTGACGGCGCTTGCGCCCCGGACGGCCCGGGCGGGCGGGCCGCACTTCCCACCACCGATGAAGACGGAGACGCCTCGTGA
- a CDS encoding ATP-binding protein encodes MTAATYQYVDLPDASVVTTRALLTARENITDTVAARAMMCIHGGAGFGKTLAVNTCLRALEPGEDVRKITFRARPTARAVRYELFTALDLAGEPPRHPSEFDRLLKTALAERPRTFLVDEAQWLNGEACGARGCS; translated from the coding sequence GTGACCGCGGCCACCTACCAGTACGTCGACCTGCCCGACGCGTCCGTGGTCACCACCCGCGCCCTGCTCACTGCCCGGGAGAACATCACCGACACGGTCGCTGCCCGCGCGATGATGTGCATCCATGGCGGCGCTGGCTTCGGTAAGACCCTCGCCGTCAACACTTGCCTGCGCGCACTCGAACCCGGCGAGGACGTCCGAAAGATCACTTTCCGGGCCCGGCCCACGGCCCGCGCGGTGCGCTACGAACTGTTCACCGCGCTCGACCTGGCCGGCGAGCCACCGCGCCACCCCAGCGAGTTCGACCGTCTGCTGAAGACGGCCCTGGCCGAACGCCCCCGTACCTTCCTCGTCGACGAGGCCCAGTGGCTCAACGGGGAGGCGTGTGGGGCGCGGGGTTGTTCGTAA
- a CDS encoding tyrosine-type recombinase/integrase — protein MGERPFLRLVEGGLTDLALDTSPARDVWAFQAGCIQAFAATWVCRGFAPTTIGAYTSLLPRVLAHFDRPVWQIESAHVDAMLHDLLLAGRAAGTRRRYLDMLRAFHTFVRLRYAAEIRALYGATVGDPLDRFNRLRHVWDEPSRRLPPTAERLAAFFAHARARLAVTSDYPAAARDYALLRTLYHSAPRLSEALCLELCDVHPELGPSGKLHVRFGKAANASGPRPRWAPMLDGLDRILAWYQSDIRPLFPDTAALFCDAHGQPLRPETVRDRLARLLDTEGRVEGDRFTPHDLRRACTTNRAWTCSPSSSCSDTSTSPPPWPMSAPASPSSRTPGAVPRPQP, from the coding sequence GTGGGGGAGAGGCCTTTTCTTCGGCTGGTGGAGGGCGGTCTCACTGACCTGGCCCTTGACACCTCACCGGCACGGGACGTGTGGGCTTTCCAGGCCGGCTGCATTCAGGCATTCGCCGCAACGTGGGTGTGCCGGGGGTTCGCCCCGACGACGATCGGCGCCTACACCTCCCTGCTTCCGCGGGTGTTGGCCCACTTTGACCGCCCGGTGTGGCAGATCGAGTCCGCCCACGTGGACGCGATGCTGCACGATCTGCTGCTCGCGGGCCGGGCCGCGGGAACCAGACGCCGCTATCTGGACATGCTGCGCGCCTTCCACACGTTCGTGCGCCTGCGCTACGCCGCCGAGATCCGTGCCCTGTATGGCGCGACGGTGGGTGATCCGCTGGACCGCTTCAACCGGCTGCGCCACGTCTGGGACGAGCCTTCCCGCCGGCTGCCGCCCACCGCCGAACGCCTCGCGGCCTTCTTCGCCCACGCACGCGCCCGCTTGGCCGTCACATCCGACTACCCGGCCGCGGCACGGGACTACGCGCTGCTGCGCACCCTGTACCACTCCGCGCCGCGGCTGAGTGAAGCCCTCTGCCTCGAGCTGTGCGACGTCCACCCCGAGCTCGGCCCGTCCGGCAAGCTCCACGTACGGTTCGGCAAAGCGGCCAACGCCTCGGGACCACGCCCGAGATGGGCCCCGATGCTGGACGGACTGGACCGGATCCTTGCCTGGTACCAGAGCGACATCCGCCCCCTGTTCCCCGATACCGCCGCGCTGTTCTGCGACGCCCACGGCCAGCCATTGAGGCCGGAGACCGTCCGCGACCGCTTGGCCCGGCTCCTGGACACCGAAGGCCGGGTCGAAGGTGACCGGTTCACCCCGCACGACCTGCGCCGCGCCTGCACTACGAACAGGGCATGGACTTGCTCACCGTCCAGCAGTT
- a CDS encoding ATP-binding protein yields the protein MRRLLERQQAGELATRHVRAVAETVGVSERTVWRWLEQAKATGRAEAPVRQGYAVSDEVWALLGEAGGNVSELRRRLVATGGEVPVPSMSTLSRVIRRDRRAGRALLTGREPDVAGSRRPDALSELGLNVVAEKGVGGQVFLREQKHLAQVPVLVPDAQVVHTPAVRSVLRTVAHAAAVGAVVCLYGDAGQGKTVALQYALSQLPHPARVRRVHVGVHPTVPELRRVLADALELGRRLPRGAGEADLMLVNALRQPRVLVLDEAQRLPGPALEFLRGLWDHPDTDTALVLAGAGSERALRRVPALASRVLTWELVPRLGPREVATVMAAFHPLWEDVSEDDVAWVDEHVGHGNFRTWAKLTSHLTAETYGRSRAVVDRRMLERACARLMGPL from the coding sequence GTGCGTCGTCTGCTGGAGCGCCAGCAGGCGGGGGAGCTGGCCACGAGGCATGTGCGTGCGGTCGCTGAGACGGTGGGTGTTTCCGAGCGTACGGTCTGGCGCTGGCTGGAGCAGGCGAAGGCGACGGGGCGGGCGGAGGCGCCGGTCCGGCAGGGATACGCAGTGTCGGACGAGGTGTGGGCGCTGCTGGGGGAGGCGGGGGGCAATGTCTCGGAGCTGAGGCGTCGGCTGGTGGCTACCGGTGGTGAGGTGCCAGTTCCGTCGATGTCGACGTTGAGTCGGGTGATCCGCAGGGACCGACGGGCGGGGCGCGCTTTGCTGACCGGGCGGGAGCCTGACGTGGCCGGGTCGCGCCGGCCGGATGCCCTCAGCGAGCTGGGCCTGAACGTGGTGGCGGAGAAAGGCGTCGGTGGGCAGGTGTTTCTGCGGGAGCAGAAGCACCTGGCGCAGGTCCCGGTCCTGGTCCCGGATGCCCAGGTGGTGCACACGCCTGCCGTTCGGTCGGTGCTGCGGACGGTCGCGCACGCGGCCGCGGTGGGGGCGGTGGTGTGTCTGTACGGCGACGCCGGCCAGGGCAAGACCGTCGCGTTGCAGTACGCCCTGTCCCAGCTGCCGCACCCGGCCCGGGTCCGTCGGGTCCATGTCGGTGTGCATCCGACGGTTCCCGAACTGCGCCGGGTGCTCGCGGACGCCTTGGAACTGGGCAGGCGTCTGCCGCGAGGGGCGGGGGAGGCCGACCTGATGCTGGTGAACGCGCTACGGCAGCCTCGTGTGCTGGTACTGGACGAGGCACAGCGTCTTCCGGGGCCGGCGCTGGAGTTTCTGCGCGGGCTGTGGGACCACCCGGATACGGACACGGCACTTGTGCTCGCTGGTGCGGGCAGCGAACGGGCGCTGCGCCGCGTGCCCGCGTTGGCCTCTCGGGTGCTGACCTGGGAGCTGGTGCCGCGCCTTGGCCCGCGCGAGGTGGCCACCGTGATGGCTGCCTTCCACCCCCTGTGGGAGGACGTGAGCGAGGACGATGTCGCGTGGGTGGACGAGCATGTAGGACACGGCAACTTCCGGACCTGGGCGAAGCTGACCTCGCACCTGACCGCCGAGACCTATGGCAGGAGCCGGGCGGTAGTGGACCGCCGGATGCTGGAGCGGGCCTGCGCACGGCTCATGGGGCCGCTGTGA